From Achromobacter spanius, a single genomic window includes:
- a CDS encoding response regulator, which translates to MRVLIVDDDSTTAELTAECLMMDPGVSVRTTGDGAGALLAMAEFMPDVVLLDVELPDASGLDLAPKLKSFVPGRVPRIIIFSGSVQGSDPLHLPNGVDAWLTKPAHLSTLLDCIFRPTGWRTP; encoded by the coding sequence ATGCGAGTTCTCATCGTTGACGATGATTCAACGACGGCCGAACTGACCGCTGAGTGTTTGATGATGGATCCAGGGGTTTCGGTCCGCACTACGGGCGACGGTGCTGGCGCACTGCTGGCCATGGCCGAATTCATGCCTGATGTCGTGCTGCTGGATGTCGAATTACCCGATGCGTCAGGTCTCGATCTGGCCCCGAAGCTTAAGAGCTTTGTTCCAGGGCGCGTGCCACGCATCATTATCTTCAGCGGAAGCGTGCAGGGATCTGACCCGCTCCATTTGCCGAATGGCGTTGACGCTTGGCTCACTAAGCCTGCACACCTTAGTACTTTGCTCGACTGTATTTTTCGCCCGACAGGCTGGAGAACTCCGTAG
- a CDS encoding helix-turn-helix domain-containing protein translates to MKEIGPKILEFNGVPAFVVLRYDEYQRLIAMASASAIKSAAADWSPAGTIDSNVDDDLLTPTTDLAALHAVQAPPESLIPDDNLIPHDVVVAAVHNHWSLARAWREYLSLNQATMAERVGVSVSDYVTMELEFARLSPATRERLAEGLGVGLQQLVMRRRRRRRKDYDEGL, encoded by the coding sequence ATGAAGGAAATCGGGCCCAAAATCCTTGAGTTCAACGGCGTTCCCGCATTTGTGGTGTTGCGTTATGACGAGTACCAGCGCTTGATAGCGATGGCCTCAGCCTCCGCGATAAAGTCCGCCGCAGCGGATTGGTCTCCCGCTGGGACGATTGACTCCAATGTCGATGATGATCTGCTTACACCCACCACTGACCTGGCGGCGCTTCATGCGGTCCAAGCACCCCCTGAGTCGCTTATTCCGGACGACAACCTAATCCCTCACGATGTGGTTGTTGCCGCCGTGCATAACCACTGGTCGCTCGCTCGTGCTTGGCGGGAATATTTGAGCCTCAATCAAGCAACCATGGCTGAGAGGGTTGGTGTAAGCGTTTCGGACTATGTGACGATGGAATTGGAGTTTGCTCGGCTATCACCGGCCACAAGGGAGAGGTTAGCTGAAGGTCTCGGGGTCGGATTACAGCAACTCGTAATGCGTAGACGACGCAGGCGGCGGAAGGATTATGACGAGGGGCTGTAG
- a CDS encoding amidohydrolase family protein encodes MKTTLIKNAEVVVAWDEARQRHVYMKNADVAFADGHITHVGPGAQAAPDADIVSGPGMMVMPGLVDIHSHLVHEPINKGYTDETGSAGLYNSNLYEYMPTMEGDDEAAPAQLTLAAAELLMSGVTTVVDMSVAHEHWIDIMVQSGLRAYIAPMFRSARWYTKNGHVVEYDWNEKAGEAGMERALALIDKAEAHECGRLTGMLVPAQIDTCTPELLKSSHQEAKRRGIGWQTHAAQSLPEFHEITRRHGLTPVQWLHSLGVLDPGSIVGHGIFVDDHPNTHWNTATDLSILSETGASVAHCPTVFMRRGMALRDFGRYRRAGINLGIGTDTYPHNMIEEMRHVGYLARLMAQTPRAVTTGEVFHAATVGGATALGREDLGRIAVGARADLVMVDMTHHLMRPSRDPVRSLVYAAADRAVHTVYVDGKRVVHEGQVHSLDYRKAAEQVDEAQRRAEALVPSRDLVAGRSAEQMSPLSFDIV; translated from the coding sequence TTGAAAACTACCCTGATCAAGAACGCCGAGGTTGTGGTTGCCTGGGACGAGGCGCGCCAGCGGCATGTCTACATGAAGAACGCCGACGTGGCATTCGCGGACGGGCACATCACGCACGTCGGACCGGGTGCGCAGGCGGCGCCGGATGCGGACATCGTCAGTGGCCCCGGCATGATGGTCATGCCGGGGCTGGTGGACATCCACAGCCACCTGGTGCATGAGCCCATCAACAAGGGGTACACGGACGAGACCGGCTCGGCGGGCCTGTACAACTCGAATCTGTACGAGTACATGCCCACGATGGAAGGCGACGACGAGGCCGCACCGGCGCAACTGACGCTGGCCGCCGCCGAGCTGCTGATGTCCGGCGTGACGACCGTGGTGGACATGTCGGTGGCGCACGAGCACTGGATCGACATCATGGTGCAAAGCGGCCTGCGTGCCTACATTGCGCCCATGTTCCGGTCGGCGCGCTGGTACACGAAAAATGGCCATGTCGTGGAGTACGACTGGAACGAGAAGGCGGGCGAGGCCGGCATGGAGCGCGCGCTGGCGCTGATCGACAAAGCCGAGGCGCATGAGTGCGGCCGGCTGACGGGCATGCTGGTGCCGGCGCAGATCGATACCTGCACGCCGGAACTGCTGAAGTCCAGCCACCAGGAGGCCAAGCGCCGCGGCATCGGCTGGCAGACGCACGCCGCGCAGTCGTTGCCGGAGTTTCACGAGATCACGCGCCGGCACGGCCTGACGCCTGTGCAGTGGCTGCACAGCTTGGGCGTTCTGGATCCGGGCAGCATCGTGGGCCACGGCATCTTCGTAGACGATCATCCGAATACGCATTGGAACACGGCCACCGACCTGTCCATCCTGTCCGAAACAGGCGCCAGCGTGGCGCATTGCCCCACGGTGTTCATGCGCCGCGGCATGGCGCTGCGCGACTTCGGGCGCTATCGCCGCGCGGGCATCAACCTGGGCATCGGCACGGATACCTATCCGCACAACATGATCGAGGAAATGCGCCACGTGGGGTATCTGGCCCGTCTGATGGCGCAGACGCCGCGCGCCGTCACCACCGGCGAAGTCTTTCACGCTGCAACCGTCGGCGGCGCCACGGCGCTGGGCCGGGAAGACCTGGGCCGCATCGCGGTGGGCGCGCGCGCCGACCTGGTGATGGTGGACATGACCCACCACCTGATGCGTCCGTCGCGGGATCCGGTGCGCAGCCTGGTCTACGCCGCCGCCGACCGCGCCGTGCACACGGTGTACGTCGACGGCAAGCGGGTGGTGCATGAAGGTCAGGTGCATTCCCTGGACTATCGCAAGGCCGCTGAACAGGTGGACGAGGCCCAGCGCCGCGCCGAGGCGCTGGTGCCGTCA
- a CDS encoding MFS transporter — protein sequence MNPQETQPVKAGPPLLALAVGAFGIGVTEFSPMGLLPVIAEGVNVSIPSAGMLISAYAIGVMIGAPLMTLAFSRWSRRKALILLMAIFTIGNILSALSPNYTTLLLARLVTSLNHGAFFGLGSLVAASVVPRHKQASAVATMFMGLTIANVGGVPAATWLGQTIGWRMSFFATAVLGLIAMLSLWFALPAGEAGRRPNVRHELAVLRSPVVLLALLTTVLGAGAMFTLYTYIAPTLAEITGASPAFVTGMLVLIGLGFTLGNGVGGRMADRSLDGTLIFFLVLVIVDLLAFPWLASTPVGAAVALLIFGIATFAVVPPLQMGVMRAATDAPGLASSMNVGAFNLGNAVGAAAGGAVISAGMGYAAVPIAGAVIATAGLVLVLVQRAGNVRRRKLAVQGC from the coding sequence ATGAATCCCCAAGAAACCCAGCCGGTGAAGGCCGGCCCGCCGTTGTTGGCGCTCGCCGTCGGTGCATTTGGCATCGGCGTGACCGAGTTTTCTCCCATGGGCCTGTTGCCTGTCATCGCCGAGGGGGTGAACGTATCGATCCCCAGCGCGGGCATGCTGATCAGCGCGTACGCCATTGGCGTGATGATCGGCGCGCCGCTGATGACGCTGGCGTTCTCGCGCTGGTCGCGGCGCAAGGCGCTGATCCTGCTGATGGCGATCTTCACCATCGGCAATATCCTGTCGGCGCTGTCGCCCAACTACACGACGCTGCTGCTGGCCCGCCTGGTGACCAGTTTGAACCATGGCGCGTTCTTCGGCCTGGGTTCGCTGGTGGCCGCCAGCGTGGTGCCGCGTCACAAGCAGGCCAGCGCGGTGGCGACGATGTTCATGGGCCTGACCATTGCCAACGTGGGCGGCGTGCCGGCCGCGACGTGGCTGGGGCAGACGATCGGCTGGCGGATGTCGTTTTTCGCGACGGCGGTGCTGGGCCTGATTGCGATGCTGTCGCTGTGGTTCGCGCTGCCGGCGGGCGAGGCAGGCCGGCGTCCCAATGTGCGTCATGAATTGGCCGTGCTGCGCAGCCCCGTGGTGCTGCTCGCGCTGTTGACCACGGTGCTGGGCGCGGGAGCGATGTTCACGCTGTACACGTACATCGCGCCGACGCTGGCGGAGATTACCGGTGCGTCCCCGGCGTTCGTGACGGGCATGCTGGTGCTGATCGGCCTGGGCTTCACGCTGGGCAATGGCGTGGGCGGGCGCATGGCCGACCGCTCGCTCGATGGCACGCTGATTTTCTTCCTGGTGCTGGTCATCGTGGATCTGCTGGCGTTCCCGTGGCTGGCGTCCACGCCGGTCGGCGCGGCAGTGGCACTCCTGATCTTCGGCATCGCGACGTTCGCGGTGGTGCCGCCCCTGCAGATGGGCGTGATGCGTGCGGCGACGGATGCGCCGGGGCTGGCCTCGTCGATGAACGTGGGCGCGTTCAACCTGGGCAACGCGGTGGGCGCGGCGGCCGGGGGCGCGGTGATCTCGGCGGGCATGGGTTACGCAGCGGTGCCGATTGCCGGCGCGGTGATCGCGACGGCGGGTTTGGTGCTGGTGCTGGTGCAGCGCGCTGGGAACGTACGGCGTCGCAAGTTGGCGGTGCAGGGCTGCTGA
- a CDS encoding uracil-xanthine permease family protein, which produces MQPASLTQPAPHGTSDDADTSHDLVYGPDDRPAPPVAFVAALQHLLAILVPIVTPGLLICQALGVSSRDTTLIVSMSLVISGIATYVQCKRFGPLGAGLLIVQGTSFNFVGPLIAGGSVMVKQGTPVEAVMAAIFGVVIAGSFVEMGISRILPFVKRLITPLVTGIVVLLIGLTLIKVGLISMGGGFGAMANGTFASAENLTLSGLVLGTIILLNRVPVVWIRSTALVLALAVGYIAAAYMGRLDFTGAREAAVFQVPVPLHFGLGFSWALFVPMLIIYLVTSLEAIGDVTATSKVSKQPVEGPLWMQRIKGGVLVNGANSLLAGVFNTFPSSVFAQNNGVIQLTGIASRHVGVWIAGMLILLGLFPVVAGVLQAVPEPVLGGAAMVMFGAVAASGINILAGIQLDRRALLIIAVSLALGLGVSQVPEILSHLPHSVKSVLESGVATGGICALVMNWFLPEKK; this is translated from the coding sequence ATGCAACCCGCCTCCCTGACCCAACCCGCTCCCCACGGCACGTCCGATGACGCCGACACCAGCCACGACCTGGTCTACGGCCCCGACGACCGCCCCGCGCCCCCCGTCGCCTTCGTCGCCGCCCTGCAGCACCTGCTGGCCATCCTGGTCCCCATCGTCACCCCCGGCCTGCTCATCTGCCAGGCCCTGGGCGTCAGCAGCCGCGACACCACCCTGATCGTCTCCATGTCGCTGGTGATCTCCGGCATCGCCACCTACGTCCAGTGCAAGCGCTTCGGCCCCCTGGGCGCGGGGTTGCTCATCGTGCAGGGCACGAGCTTTAACTTCGTCGGCCCGCTGATCGCCGGCGGCTCGGTCATGGTCAAGCAAGGCACCCCGGTCGAAGCCGTCATGGCCGCGATCTTCGGCGTCGTCATCGCCGGCTCCTTTGTCGAGATGGGCATCAGCCGCATCCTGCCCTTCGTCAAACGCCTCATCACCCCGCTCGTCACCGGCATCGTCGTGCTGCTGATCGGCCTGACGCTCATCAAGGTCGGCCTCATCAGCATGGGCGGCGGCTTCGGCGCCATGGCCAACGGCACCTTCGCCAGCGCCGAGAACCTGACCCTGTCCGGCCTCGTCCTGGGCACCATCATCCTGCTGAACCGCGTGCCAGTCGTCTGGATCCGCAGCACCGCCCTGGTGCTGGCGCTGGCGGTCGGCTACATCGCCGCCGCCTACATGGGCCGCCTGGACTTCACCGGCGCCCGCGAAGCCGCCGTCTTCCAGGTTCCGGTTCCGCTGCACTTTGGTCTGGGTTTCTCGTGGGCCTTGTTCGTGCCGATGCTGATCATCTATCTGGTCACGTCCCTGGAAGCCATTGGCGACGTCACCGCCACCAGCAAGGTGTCCAAGCAGCCGGTTGAAGGTCCGCTCTGGATGCAGCGCATCAAGGGCGGCGTGCTGGTCAACGGTGCGAATTCCCTTTTGGCTGGCGTGTTCAATACGTTCCCCAGCTCGGTGTTTGCGCAGAACAACGGCGTCATTCAACTGACCGGCATCGCCAGCCGTCATGTGGGCGTGTGGATTGCCGGGATGCTGATTCTGTTGGGACTGTTCCCGGTTGTGGCCGGTGTCCTGCAAGCCGTGCCTGAGCCCGTTCTGGGTGGCGCTGCGATGGTGATGTTTGGCGCGGTGGCCGCGTCGGGGATCAATATCCTGGCGGGCATCCAGCTGGATCGCCGGGCGCTGCTGATCATCGCCGTGTCTTTGGCGCTGGGATTGGGTGTGTCGCAGGTGCCGGAAATTCTGTCGCACCTGCCGCACTCGGTGAAGAGCGTGCTGGAATCGGGCGTGGCCACCGGCGGGATTTGTGCGCTGGTGATGAACTGGTTTTTGCCTGAGAAGAAGTGA
- a CDS encoding CrpP-related protein — MLEEIQARGAQAARNGWTLFDCPFFRADQMPGHTGEAISDWRQKVDAWETGWTREVASWHGATTIPPSGQAH, encoded by the coding sequence ATGCTGGAAGAGATCCAGGCACGCGGCGCCCAAGCCGCTCGAAATGGATGGACATTGTTTGACTGTCCATTCTTTCGAGCAGACCAAATGCCCGGCCACACCGGCGAAGCGATTTCAGACTGGCGTCAAAAAGTGGACGCCTGGGAAACGGGCTGGACAAGGGAAGTGGCTAGCTGGCACGGCGCGACGACCATACCGCCGAGCGGCCAAGCTCATTAG
- a CDS encoding type II toxin-antitoxin system Y4mF family antitoxin, which translates to MGAKVATFPVTVQSSAELGELVKTVRRSQGLLQADLAGLSGTGNRFVVDLERGKPTLQLQKVLDTLDLLGLEVQIVPKRARLP; encoded by the coding sequence ATGGGTGCAAAAGTCGCCACCTTCCCCGTGACGGTGCAATCTTCGGCCGAGTTGGGCGAATTGGTGAAAACCGTCCGGCGTTCTCAAGGGTTGCTGCAAGCGGATCTGGCCGGGCTATCCGGAACGGGCAATCGCTTCGTGGTGGATCTGGAGCGGGGCAAGCCCACGCTGCAATTGCAAAAGGTGCTGGATACGCTGGACCTGCTAGGCCTGGAAGTGCAGATCGTGCCCAAGCGCGCGAGGCTCCCATGA
- the htpG gene encoding molecular chaperone HtpG codes for MSQTATNSASETLGFQAEVKQLLHLMIHSLYSNKEIFLRELVSNASDACDKLRFEAIDQPELLEGNGELAITVSYDKAARTITISDNGIGLSRDEAVANLGTIARSGTREFFSQLTGDKQKDAQLIGQFGVGFYSSFIVADKVTVVSRRAGSTDAIQWESDGQGEFTIAAAEKASRGTDVTLHLRADEDELLNGWKLREILRRYSDHISLPIRMAKEEWDQEKGEQIKTEELETVNQANALWARNKSEVTEEQYREFYKTVSHDYDDPLAWTHNRVEGRSEYTQLLYVPKHAPMDMWDRDGRHGVKLYVKRVFIMDDADQLLPSYLRFVRGVIDSADLPLNVSREILQESRDVRAIREGSAKRILSLLEDLAENKPEDYATFWSEFGQVLKEGAGEDSANLERIAKLMRFASTNSGDQAQTVSFADYVSRMKEGQDKIYYVTADTFAAASNSPHLEIFRKKGIEVLLLSDRVDEWMLSYLREFDGKSLVSVAKGGLDLAELADEEEKKHQAEVAEDFKPLVERLQKTLEDQVKEVRVTLRLVDSPACVVVGQNELSPHLLRMLKAAGQEAPNVKPVLEINPEHPLLARIRAAEDGEFDQWARLLLDQALLAEGAQIADPAAFVKRLNALLLK; via the coding sequence ATGAGCCAAACCGCCACGAATTCCGCGTCCGAAACCCTGGGGTTCCAGGCCGAGGTGAAGCAACTGCTTCATCTGATGATCCATTCGCTGTACAGCAACAAGGAAATCTTCCTGCGCGAGCTGGTGTCCAACGCGTCGGACGCTTGCGACAAGCTGCGCTTCGAAGCCATCGACCAGCCGGAATTGCTGGAAGGCAACGGCGAACTGGCCATCACGGTCAGCTACGACAAGGCCGCCCGCACCATCACGATCTCCGACAACGGCATCGGCCTGTCGCGCGACGAGGCGGTGGCCAACCTGGGCACGATCGCCCGCTCGGGCACGCGCGAGTTCTTCTCGCAACTGACCGGCGACAAGCAGAAGGATGCGCAGCTCATCGGCCAGTTCGGCGTGGGCTTTTACTCGTCGTTCATCGTGGCGGACAAGGTGACGGTGGTCAGCCGCCGCGCCGGGTCCACGGACGCGATCCAATGGGAATCCGACGGCCAAGGCGAGTTCACGATTGCCGCCGCTGAAAAGGCCAGCCGCGGCACGGACGTCACGCTGCACCTGCGCGCCGACGAGGACGAACTGCTGAACGGCTGGAAGCTGCGCGAGATTCTGCGTCGCTATTCGGACCACATCTCGCTGCCGATCCGCATGGCCAAGGAAGAGTGGGATCAAGAGAAGGGCGAGCAAATCAAGACCGAAGAACTGGAAACGGTGAACCAGGCGAACGCGCTGTGGGCCCGCAACAAGTCCGAGGTGACGGAAGAGCAGTACCGCGAGTTCTACAAGACGGTCTCGCACGATTACGACGATCCGCTGGCCTGGACGCACAATCGCGTCGAAGGCCGCAGCGAGTACACGCAGCTGCTGTACGTGCCCAAGCACGCGCCCATGGACATGTGGGACCGCGACGGCCGCCATGGCGTGAAGCTGTACGTCAAGCGCGTCTTCATCATGGACGACGCCGACCAGCTCCTGCCGTCGTACCTGCGCTTCGTGCGCGGCGTGATCGATTCGGCGGACCTGCCGCTGAACGTATCGCGCGAAATCCTGCAGGAAAGCCGCGACGTGCGCGCCATCCGCGAGGGTTCGGCCAAGCGCATCCTGTCGCTGCTGGAAGACCTGGCCGAGAACAAGCCGGAAGACTACGCGACGTTCTGGTCGGAATTCGGCCAGGTGCTGAAGGAAGGCGCGGGCGAGGACTCGGCCAATCTTGAGCGCATCGCCAAGCTGATGCGTTTTGCGTCGACGAACTCGGGCGATCAGGCGCAGACGGTGTCGTTTGCCGACTACGTGTCGCGCATGAAGGAAGGCCAGGACAAGATCTACTACGTCACGGCGGACACGTTCGCCGCGGCCAGCAACAGCCCGCACCTTGAGATCTTCCGCAAGAAGGGCATCGAGGTCCTGCTGCTGTCCGATCGCGTCGACGAGTGGATGCTGTCGTACCTGCGCGAATTCGATGGCAAGTCGCTGGTGTCGGTGGCCAAGGGTGGCCTCGATCTGGCGGAACTGGCCGACGAGGAAGAAAAGAAGCATCAGGCCGAAGTGGCCGAGGACTTCAAGCCGCTGGTCGAGCGCCTGCAGAAGACGCTGGAAGACCAGGTCAAGGAAGTGCGCGTGACGCTGCGCCTGGTGGATTCGCCGGCATGCGTGGTGGTGGGCCAGAACGAACTCAGCCCGCACCTGCTGCGCATGCTGAAGGCCGCCGGCCAGGAAGCGCCGAACGTCAAGCCGGTGCTGGAGATCAACCCCGAGCATCCGCTGCTCGCCCGCATTCGTGCGGCCGAAGATGGCGAGTTCGACCAGTGGGCGCGTCTGCTGCTGGATCAGGCGTTGCTGGCAGAAGGGGCGCAGATTGCGGACCCGGCCGCGTTTGTGAAGCGGTTGAATGCGCTGCTGCTGAAGTAA
- a CDS encoding GntR family transcriptional regulator: MASDKRETSVTGIYERIYRAILDNRLKPGTKLVEERLAEIFEVSRPRIREVLARLAHEQIVELFPQRGAYVAKPSIEKARDVFEARRLIEPAVVRRLTQNLTPDKLARLREHVVLEHDARKRDDKRAIIRLAGEFHILLSELAGNGELARTMRELSTLTCLVIFLYNLPTATSCRDDEHELITEAIAARDSQRAEELTLHHLEHIEQSVKLESVEESVDLEDVFKF, translated from the coding sequence ATGGCATCAGACAAACGCGAAACCTCGGTCACCGGCATCTACGAACGCATCTATCGCGCCATCCTGGACAACCGGCTCAAGCCCGGCACCAAGCTGGTCGAAGAGCGCCTGGCGGAAATCTTCGAAGTCAGCCGCCCTCGCATCCGGGAGGTCCTTGCACGCCTGGCCCACGAACAGATCGTCGAACTGTTCCCCCAACGCGGCGCGTACGTGGCCAAGCCTTCCATCGAAAAGGCGCGCGATGTTTTCGAGGCACGCAGGCTCATCGAACCGGCTGTGGTCCGGCGTCTGACGCAGAACCTGACGCCCGACAAGCTGGCGCGCTTGCGCGAACATGTCGTGCTGGAACACGACGCCCGCAAGCGCGACGACAAGCGCGCCATCATCCGGCTGGCTGGCGAGTTTCATATCCTCTTGAGCGAACTGGCCGGCAATGGCGAGTTGGCGCGGACCATGCGCGAACTCTCCACGCTCACATGCCTGGTCATCTTCCTGTACAACCTGCCCACCGCCACCAGTTGCCGGGACGACGAACATGAACTCATCACCGAGGCCATCGCCGCCCGCGATTCGCAACGTGCCGAAGAACTGACCCTGCATCACCTGGAACACATCGAACAAAGCGTGAAGCTGGAGTCCGTGGAAGAATCGGTGGACCTGGAAGACGTCTTCAAATTCTGA
- a CDS encoding type II toxin-antitoxin system HipA family toxin, translated as MIKADALDLYQDGQKVGRLFDEQPLRFVYDDAWLSHRDARPISPSIPLLHGDQSSEAVHAFFENLLPEGHVRKFLQASRHATTVFGLLRSVGGDTASGLTILPLGEAPKPAHYRPVTWADIAARLKQTGVPALVAENEDGTRISLAGAQDKLLLTVLPDGSPALPEGAAPSTHILKPDIRGLDGVWASALNETLVMQLAARLGLGVAQAGYQPDTRACLIQRYDRVPDGQGGLQRLHQLDLCQLAGKPSNVKYESDGGPTLADCRKLLAATGVGGPDVKRFLQWILFNLLVGNNDSHAKNLSVLLNDDGKYVLAPFYDLMCTAIYPGLSARFAFAIGCEDKPGAIGKGQLDAMATELGFNPRYVATVAQSLVGALPDAMAQVKTSLWDEARSGTERTLVERLTQWITSNTRKHAKRWGLQT; from the coding sequence ATGATCAAAGCGGACGCACTCGATCTCTACCAGGATGGTCAAAAAGTCGGGCGGCTGTTCGATGAGCAGCCGTTGCGCTTTGTCTATGACGACGCGTGGCTGAGCCATCGGGACGCGCGTCCGATTTCGCCATCGATACCGCTTCTGCACGGCGACCAATCAAGCGAGGCCGTTCACGCCTTCTTCGAAAACCTGCTGCCCGAAGGTCACGTGCGCAAGTTCCTGCAGGCCAGCCGGCATGCGACGACGGTGTTCGGACTGCTGCGCAGCGTGGGCGGCGACACCGCCAGCGGATTGACGATATTGCCGCTAGGGGAGGCGCCCAAGCCCGCTCATTACCGGCCGGTCACTTGGGCGGACATTGCCGCGCGCCTGAAGCAAACGGGCGTGCCGGCGCTGGTAGCCGAGAACGAGGATGGAACCCGGATTTCGCTGGCCGGCGCGCAGGACAAGCTTCTGCTGACCGTATTGCCCGACGGATCGCCCGCGCTGCCCGAAGGCGCGGCGCCGTCCACGCACATCCTCAAGCCGGATATCCGCGGGCTGGATGGTGTGTGGGCATCGGCGCTGAACGAGACGCTGGTCATGCAACTGGCCGCACGACTTGGATTGGGGGTGGCGCAAGCCGGGTATCAACCGGATACACGCGCATGTCTGATTCAGCGCTATGACCGTGTACCGGATGGACAAGGCGGATTGCAACGGTTGCATCAATTGGATCTATGTCAGCTCGCGGGCAAGCCTTCGAACGTGAAGTACGAATCGGATGGTGGTCCGACGTTGGCGGATTGCCGCAAGCTGCTGGCAGCCACGGGTGTCGGGGGCCCGGACGTAAAGCGTTTTCTGCAGTGGATTCTGTTCAATCTGCTGGTGGGCAACAACGATAGCCACGCAAAGAATCTTTCCGTGCTCCTGAATGACGACGGGAAATACGTCCTGGCGCCGTTCTACGATTTGATGTGCACGGCGATCTACCCGGGGTTGAGTGCGCGGTTCGCTTTCGCCATTGGCTGCGAAGACAAACCGGGCGCCATCGGCAAGGGTCAACTGGATGCCATGGCGACCGAGCTGGGTTTCAATCCACGCTATGTCGCTACGGTGGCGCAATCCCTCGTGGGAGCATTGCCGGATGCGATGGCGCAGGTGAAGACCAGTTTGTGGGACGAGGCACGGTCGGGAACCGAACGGACGCTTGTAGAGCGTCTGACGCAGTGGATCACGTCGAACACGCGCAAGCACGCAAAGCGCTGGGGACTGCAAACCTGA
- the hydA gene encoding dihydropyrimidinase: MTKQGFDLVLRDAVLATAGDTCRADLAISDGRIVQIGRGLAPGLCEIDVAGRVVTPGGVDAHCHLDQPMAPPVKLADDFFTGTRSAACGGTTTVIPFAAQRKGGTVQAAIDDYHQRAEGRACVDYAFHLILTDPAPAVLNEELPRLIKAGYTSFKLYMTYDALKLSDGQILDVLDVARTHGGMAMIHAENSDCIAWLTRRLEAAGRTAPRFHAVSRPTLVEREGAHRAIALSELIDVPILLVHISGGEAVQQIREARAKGLNIYAETCPQYILLTAKDLGTDDSYFGARCVCSPPPRDASSQEDIWQGLADGLFTVFSSDHSPFNLTGEDGKTPGGKEVAFRHIPNGIPGIETRMPLLYSEGVLGGRISLNRFVELTATQPARAYGLYPQKGTLAIGSDADLVIWEERDFTLSNEHLHHAVDYTPYAGMQLRAWPAMTLLRGQIVWDGANFAGSPGQGKFLPRGLPSLAPPSARKGAQPAWR, from the coding sequence ATGACGAAGCAGGGTTTTGATCTGGTGCTGCGCGACGCGGTGTTGGCGACTGCCGGCGACACCTGCCGCGCCGATCTGGCGATTTCCGACGGCCGCATCGTGCAGATCGGCCGTGGTCTCGCGCCGGGTCTGTGCGAAATCGACGTGGCGGGTCGCGTGGTGACGCCGGGCGGCGTCGATGCGCACTGTCACCTGGATCAGCCCATGGCGCCGCCCGTGAAGCTGGCCGACGACTTTTTCACGGGCACGCGCTCAGCCGCCTGCGGTGGCACGACCACCGTGATTCCGTTTGCGGCGCAGCGCAAGGGCGGCACGGTGCAGGCAGCCATCGACGACTACCACCAGCGCGCCGAAGGCCGCGCATGCGTGGACTATGCCTTCCATCTGATCCTGACCGACCCCGCGCCCGCGGTGCTGAACGAGGAACTGCCGCGCCTGATCAAGGCTGGCTACACCTCATTCAAGCTGTACATGACGTACGACGCGCTCAAGCTGTCCGACGGCCAGATTCTGGACGTGCTGGACGTGGCGCGCACGCACGGGGGCATGGCGATGATCCATGCCGAAAACTCCGACTGCATCGCGTGGCTGACGCGCCGCCTGGAAGCCGCTGGCCGCACGGCGCCGCGCTTTCATGCGGTGTCGCGGCCCACGCTGGTGGAACGCGAGGGAGCCCACCGCGCGATTGCGCTGTCCGAACTGATCGACGTACCGATCCTGCTGGTGCATATCTCGGGCGGCGAGGCGGTGCAGCAGATCCGCGAGGCGCGCGCCAAAGGGCTCAACATCTACGCGGAGACCTGTCCGCAATACATCCTGCTGACTGCAAAAGACCTGGGCACGGACGACAGCTATTTCGGCGCGCGCTGCGTGTGCAGTCCGCCGCCGCGTGACGCGTCCAGCCAGGAAGATATCTGGCAGGGGCTGGCGGATGGACTGTTCACGGTGTTCTCGTCCGATCACTCGCCGTTCAATCTGACCGGCGAAGACGGCAAGACGCCAGGCGGCAAGGAAGTGGCATTCCGCCATATCCCGAACGGCATTCCCGGCATCGAGACCCGCATGCCGCTGCTGTATTCGGAAGGTGTGCTGGGCGGGCGCATCAGCTTGAACCGCTTTGTGGAGCTGACCGCGACCCAGCCCGCGCGCGCCTATGGCCTGTATCCGCAAAAGGGCACGCTGGCTATCGGCAGCGACGCTGACCTGGTGATCTGGGAAGAGCGTGACTTCACGCTGAGCAACGAACATCTGCACCACGCGGTGGACTACACCCCCTATGCCGGGATGCAACTGCGGGCGTGGCCCGCGATGACGCTGCTGCGCGGTCAGATCGTATGGGACGGTGCAAATTTTGCGGGCTCGCCGGGCCAGGGAAAATTTCTGCCGCGCGGGCTGCCGAGCCTGGCGCCACCCAGCGCCCGCAAGGGTGCGCAGCCGGCCTGGCGTTAG